Genomic segment of Parabacteroides pacaensis:
GGTATCACGCAAGATGAGATTCTCATCCCGCGTAATATCCACATGTTCCAAGTTGAGAAGGATATTGTCGTCCATATAAATAGTCTTTAAGCTTTATGTCTTTTTTTCAACTCCCTTGCCAAATCTTCTAGCCGTATCCCTTTGCTGGTGCAGAGTACAATGAGGTGATAGATCAAGTCGGAAGCTTCGTAAATAAATCCGTCGTCCGTGCCGTTTGTCGCTTCGATAACGGTTTCAACCGCTTCTTCGCCTACTTTTTGTGCCATACGGTTTACTCCTTTTTTAAATAAGGTGGTAGTATACGAACCTTCCGGCATTTCCTGCCGGCGGCGTTCGATGAAGTTTTGCAGGTATTTCAGGAATAGGATGTCTTCTTCGTTTTTTTCGTTGAAACAGGTGTCTGCGCCTGTGTGGCAAACCGGGCCGACAGGGTGGACTTTAATCAGGAGGGTATCGTTATCACAATCGGAAGTGATATTTACTACGTTTAAAAAGTTACCGCTTTCTTCCCCTTTGGTCCATAGTCTGTTTTTTGTACGGCTGAAAAAGGTTACTTTCCCTAACTCCTGGGTTTTAAGCAAGGCTTCTTCATTCATAAATCCTAACATCAATACTTTATTCGTATCGTAATCCTGAATAATTGCAGGGATCAGGCCTCCCATTTTTTCGAAATCTAATTTCATTTTATTGGTAATTTATTAAATTCTAACGTTGATTCCTTCTTCGAGGAGATAACTTTTCAAATCTTTAATGCCTATCTCTCCGAAATGGAAGACACTGGCTGCCAAAGCCGCATCTGCTTTTCCCAGTGTAAAAGCATCGCGGAAATGCTCTTTGGTACCGGCTCCCCCCGAAGCAATCACAGGAATATGGAGAGTATCGGCAAGAGTAGCCAAGGCTTCATTGGGATATCCCGTTTTCACCCCGTCGTGCGTCATACTGGTAAAAAGAATTTCGCCGGCTCCTAGCTCCTCTGCTTCTTTAGCCCATTCGAAAAGCCTTTTCTCTGTAGGAATACGGCCTCCGTTTAAATAGCAAATCCATTCGTTGTTTTCAAAATTCGCATCGATGGCAACCACACACACTTGCGTACCGAAATTTTTGGCAATTTCTTCAATCAATTTCGGATTCCGGATCGCCGCCGAATTAATGGAAACTTTATCTGCTCCGGCATGAAGTAACCGGTCTACATCTTGTAGTTCGTTAATTCCTCCACCCACAGTAAAGGGGATGTTTATATTCGCTGCAACTTTACGAACTAATTCGGTAAAGGTTTTTCGTCCTTCATGGGAAGCTGTAATATCAAGATAAACCAATTCGTCGGCTCCTTGTTCACTGTATTGCGCTCCCAATTCTACCGGGTCGCCTGCGTTCCGGAAATTAACGAAATTAATTCCTTTTACCGTAGTCCCGTTTTTAATGTCCAAGCAAGGTATAATTCTTTTAGCTAGCATGTTTTATTATTATTAATCTGAGTAAGTACTAAATCTAAGTAAATCTTTTAGTTTTATTTTCCCTTCATAGAGAGCTTTGCCGAATATTACGGCGGGAATCCCGGCTTCTATCAAGTCCTCTATATCTTTAATGGAGCTGACGCCTCCGCTGGCAAT
This window contains:
- the hisF gene encoding imidazole glycerol phosphate synthase subunit HisF produces the protein MLAKRIIPCLDIKNGTTVKGINFVNFRNAGDPVELGAQYSEQGADELVYLDITASHEGRKTFTELVRKVAANINIPFTVGGGINELQDVDRLLHAGADKVSINSAAIRNPKLIEEIAKNFGTQVCVVAIDANFENNEWICYLNGGRIPTEKRLFEWAKEAEELGAGEILFTSMTHDGVKTGYPNEALATLADTLHIPVIASGGAGTKEHFRDAFTLGKADAALAASVFHFGEIGIKDLKSYLLEEGINVRI
- the hisIE gene encoding bifunctional phosphoribosyl-AMP cyclohydrolase/phosphoribosyl-ATP diphosphatase HisIE, with the translated sequence MKLDFEKMGGLIPAIIQDYDTNKVLMLGFMNEEALLKTQELGKVTFFSRTKNRLWTKGEESGNFLNVVNITSDCDNDTLLIKVHPVGPVCHTGADTCFNEKNEEDILFLKYLQNFIERRRQEMPEGSYTTTLFKKGVNRMAQKVGEEAVETVIEATNGTDDGFIYEASDLIYHLIVLCTSKGIRLEDLARELKKRHKA